The following proteins are encoded in a genomic region of Catellatospora sp. TT07R-123:
- a CDS encoding ABC transporter ATP-binding protein codes for MSTPLSTEPLLSVRGLQKHFPITKGLLKRKVGAVQAVDGLDFDVRPGETLGLVGESGCGKTTTGRLLTRLIEPTAGSISFQGKDITHLSQGRLRPMRRDLQMIFQDPYSSLNPRHTVGAIVGAPFRIQGVKTPQGIKKSVQDLLELVGLNPEHYNRYPHEFSGGQRQRIGIARTLALKPKMIIADEPVSALDVSIQAQVVNLLEDLQQELGLTYVVIAHDLSVVRHISDRVAVMYLGKIVEIGDRDSLYLKPRHPYTSALLSAVPVPDPKRRAGDQRERILLTGDVPSPINPPSGCRFRTRCWKAQDICATTPPPLVRQDGDVDGHLAACHFPMAVGEKR; via the coding sequence GTGAGCACTCCGTTGAGCACCGAGCCGCTGCTGTCCGTGCGGGGTCTGCAGAAGCACTTCCCGATCACCAAGGGCCTGCTCAAGCGCAAGGTGGGCGCGGTGCAGGCGGTGGACGGGCTGGACTTCGACGTGCGACCGGGCGAGACCCTCGGCCTGGTGGGCGAGTCGGGCTGCGGCAAGACCACCACCGGCCGGCTGCTCACCCGGCTGATCGAGCCCACCGCAGGCAGCATCAGCTTCCAGGGCAAGGACATCACGCACCTGTCTCAGGGCAGGCTGCGCCCGATGCGGCGCGACCTCCAGATGATCTTCCAGGACCCGTACTCGTCGCTGAACCCGCGGCACACCGTCGGTGCGATCGTCGGTGCGCCGTTCCGGATCCAGGGGGTGAAGACCCCGCAGGGCATCAAGAAGTCCGTGCAGGACCTGCTGGAGCTGGTCGGCCTCAACCCCGAGCACTACAACCGGTATCCGCACGAGTTCTCGGGCGGCCAGCGCCAGCGCATCGGCATCGCCCGTACGCTGGCGCTGAAGCCCAAGATGATCATCGCGGACGAGCCGGTGTCGGCCCTGGACGTGTCCATCCAGGCCCAGGTGGTCAACCTGCTGGAAGACCTCCAGCAGGAGCTCGGCCTGACCTACGTGGTGATCGCGCACGACCTGTCGGTGGTGCGCCACATCTCCGACCGGGTCGCGGTCATGTACCTCGGCAAGATCGTCGAGATCGGCGACCGGGACTCGCTGTACCTCAAGCCGCGCCACCCGTACACGTCGGCGCTGCTGTCGGCGGTGCCGGTGCCGGACCCGAAGCGGCGCGCGGGTGACCAGCGCGAACGCATCCTGCTCACCGGGGACGTGCCCAGCCCGATCAACCCGCCGTCGGGCTGCCGCTTCCGCACCCGCTGCTGGAAGGCGCAGGACATCTGCGCGACCACCCCGCCGCCGCTGGTCCGCCAGGACGGCGACGTCGACGGCCACCTGGCCGCCTGCCACTTCCCGATGGCGGTCG
- a CDS encoding ABC transporter ATP-binding protein codes for MNTVISPRQAEATSFLELRDLKVHFPTEDGLVKSVDGLSFTLERGKTLGIVGESGSGKSVSSLGILGIYNKRNASVSGEIWLDGQELVSASPESVRKLRGKRMAMIFQDPLSAMHPYYTVGAQIIEAYRVHHNVSKKVARKHAIDMLGRVGIPQPDRRVDDFPHQFSGGMRQRAMIAMALSCDPELLIADEPTTALDVTVQAQILDLMRDLQQEFNSALVIITHDLGVTAELADDVLVMYGGKCIEYGTAEDIFERPEHPYTWGLLGSMPRLDRPVTDRLLPIKGTPPSLINVPSGCSFHPRCAFADRTGGASRNEVPELLSLDSGSHSVRCHLPAPQRRQIWQQEIKPNLEGAA; via the coding sequence ATGAACACTGTGATCTCTCCCCGCCAGGCGGAGGCCACCTCCTTCCTGGAGCTGCGCGACCTCAAGGTCCACTTCCCGACCGAGGACGGCCTGGTCAAGTCCGTCGACGGGCTGTCGTTCACGCTGGAGCGTGGCAAGACGCTGGGCATCGTGGGCGAGTCGGGCTCCGGCAAGTCGGTGTCCAGCCTGGGCATCCTCGGCATCTACAACAAGCGCAACGCCAGCGTCTCGGGCGAGATCTGGCTCGACGGCCAGGAGCTGGTCAGCGCCTCGCCGGAGTCCGTGCGCAAGCTGCGCGGCAAGCGGATGGCGATGATCTTCCAGGACCCGCTGTCGGCGATGCACCCGTACTACACCGTCGGCGCCCAGATCATCGAGGCGTACCGGGTGCACCACAACGTGTCGAAGAAGGTCGCCCGCAAGCACGCGATCGACATGCTCGGCCGGGTCGGCATCCCGCAGCCCGACCGGCGCGTGGACGACTTCCCGCACCAGTTCTCCGGCGGTATGCGCCAGCGGGCCATGATCGCCATGGCGCTGTCCTGCGACCCCGAGCTGCTGATCGCCGATGAGCCGACCACCGCCCTGGACGTGACGGTGCAGGCGCAGATCCTGGACCTGATGCGCGACCTCCAGCAGGAGTTCAATTCGGCGCTGGTCATCATCACGCACGACCTCGGGGTCACCGCCGAACTGGCCGACGACGTCCTGGTCATGTACGGCGGCAAGTGCATCGAGTACGGCACCGCCGAGGACATCTTCGAGCGGCCGGAGCACCCCTACACCTGGGGCCTGCTCGGGTCGATGCCCCGCCTGGACCGCCCGGTGACCGACCGGCTGCTGCCCATCAAGGGCACCCCGCCGTCGCTGATCAACGTGCCCTCGGGCTGCTCCTTCCACCCGCGGTGCGCCTTCGCCGACCGCACGGGCGGGGCCAGCCGGAACGAGGTCCCGGAGCTGCTGTCGCTCGACAGCGGCAGCCACTCGGTGCGGTGCCACCTGCCCGCGCCGCAGCGCCGCCAGATCTGGCAGCAAGAGATCAAGCCGAACCTGGAGGGAGCTGCGTGA
- a CDS encoding ABC transporter permease, translating to MVTYIIRRLFGAVLMLVAVSFCTFMIFFGLPRLAGATPESFAARYVGKTSTPETVALAAERLGFHDSLWVQYGRWLRDIVMGADYNYGPGVEHCSAPCFGYSFITHQPVWLDILDRLPVTVSLALGAAILWLLGGVATGVVSALKRGSIFDRASMGIALSGVSLPIFFTGLFALTFLSYGAPPLYLDITAKGGAFTPITENPIEWAYNLILPWITLAFIYAAGYARITRAGMLETMGEDYIRTARAKGLRERTVITRHGLRAALTPIVTIFGLDLGLLLGGAVLTESTFSLQGVGKYTIDAIFAQDMPKIMGVTMVAAFFVVIANLIVDVMYAVVDPRVRLS from the coding sequence GTGGTCACATACATCATCAGGCGTCTGTTCGGCGCGGTGCTGATGCTCGTCGCGGTCAGCTTCTGCACTTTCATGATCTTCTTCGGGCTCCCCCGCCTCGCGGGCGCGACGCCGGAGAGCTTCGCGGCGCGCTACGTCGGCAAGACCTCGACCCCCGAGACGGTGGCGCTGGCCGCCGAGCGGCTCGGCTTCCACGACTCGCTCTGGGTGCAGTACGGGCGCTGGCTGCGCGACATCGTGATGGGTGCGGACTACAACTACGGGCCGGGCGTCGAGCACTGCTCCGCGCCGTGCTTCGGCTACTCCTTCATCACGCACCAGCCCGTCTGGCTGGACATCCTCGACCGCCTGCCGGTGACGGTGTCGCTGGCCCTGGGCGCCGCGATCCTCTGGCTGCTGGGCGGCGTCGCCACCGGCGTGGTGTCGGCGCTCAAGCGCGGCAGCATCTTCGACCGGGCCAGCATGGGCATCGCGCTCAGCGGCGTCTCGCTGCCGATCTTCTTCACCGGTCTGTTCGCGCTGACCTTCCTGAGCTACGGCGCTCCGCCGCTGTACCTGGACATCACCGCCAAGGGCGGCGCGTTCACCCCGATCACCGAGAACCCGATCGAGTGGGCGTACAACCTGATCCTGCCGTGGATCACCCTGGCGTTCATCTACGCCGCCGGCTACGCCCGGATCACCCGGGCGGGCATGCTGGAGACGATGGGCGAGGACTACATCCGTACGGCACGGGCCAAGGGCCTGCGCGAGCGCACCGTCATCACCAGGCACGGCCTGCGCGCGGCGCTGACCCCGATCGTCACCATCTTCGGTCTGGACCTCGGCCTGCTGCTGGGCGGCGCGGTGCTGACCGAGAGCACGTTCTCCCTGCAGGGCGTCGGCAAGTACACGATCGATGCGATCTTCGCCCAGGACATGCCCAAGATCATGGGCGTGACCATGGTGGCCGCCTTCTTCGTCGTCATCGCCAACCTGATCGTGGACGTGATGTACGCGGTCGTCGACCCCCGGGTGAGGCTGTCATGA
- a CDS encoding ABC transporter substrate-binding protein, with amino-acid sequence MIKKARALAATTAVLALALGAAACSSKKDETPGTAAPKPAFNAGVGAVYNPSDKKGGTLTFAASQDWDSVDPGDTYYGLSWNFLRTYGRSLVMFAPAPGAAGTKLVGDLAEGLGVPSDGGKTWTYKLRAGLKYEDGTAIKSADVKYAVLRSLDKEVLVNGPTYFNDWLALEDGYKGPYKSKGVDTKAIETPDDLTIVFHLNKPYGGFDYFAMQPSTVPVPEAKDTGAKYKEHVISSGPYMFDTYEAGKGFTLKRNPEWSAATDPNRKALPDRYEVKLGLNANDIDNQLISGDLQVDIAGTGVQAATLSKVLSTPDLKARADNPSIPRLWYTSINPMVKPFDNIECRKAVMYAVDKVGYQNAYNGEFAGGAIATSMLPPQVPGHLTEDLYPNGADHKGDLDKAKAALTACGKPTGFDANMAYRSDRPKEKATAEALQQSLARVGIKLTLKGYPTGDYFALYAGKPGFRNGEAQLGLATNGWGADWNDGFGFLQQIVDSRVIRDSGGSSNLSVMSPEVDALIDAAFNETDQAKRDALWGQVDKKVMENAVILPGVWAKALTLRGKNATNVFINESFGQYDYLSMGVQQ; translated from the coding sequence GTGATCAAGAAGGCAAGGGCGCTGGCGGCCACTACGGCTGTCCTCGCGCTCGCGCTTGGAGCCGCCGCGTGCAGCTCCAAGAAGGACGAGACTCCGGGCACCGCGGCCCCGAAGCCGGCGTTCAACGCCGGTGTCGGTGCCGTCTACAACCCGTCCGACAAGAAGGGCGGCACCCTGACCTTCGCCGCCTCCCAGGACTGGGACTCCGTGGACCCCGGCGACACCTACTACGGTCTGTCCTGGAACTTCCTGCGCACCTACGGCCGCTCGCTGGTCATGTTCGCGCCGGCGCCGGGTGCCGCGGGCACCAAGCTGGTCGGCGACCTGGCCGAGGGCCTGGGCGTTCCCAGCGACGGTGGCAAGACCTGGACCTACAAGCTGCGTGCGGGTCTGAAGTACGAGGACGGCACCGCGATCAAGTCGGCTGACGTCAAGTACGCCGTGCTGCGGTCGCTGGACAAGGAGGTCCTGGTCAACGGGCCGACCTACTTCAACGACTGGCTGGCGCTCGAGGACGGGTACAAGGGCCCGTACAAGAGCAAGGGTGTCGACACCAAGGCGATCGAGACCCCGGACGACCTGACCATCGTCTTCCACCTGAACAAGCCGTACGGTGGCTTCGACTACTTCGCGATGCAGCCGTCGACCGTTCCGGTCCCGGAGGCCAAGGACACGGGCGCGAAGTACAAGGAGCACGTGATCTCCTCCGGCCCGTACATGTTCGACACGTACGAGGCGGGCAAGGGCTTCACCCTCAAGCGCAACCCCGAGTGGAGCGCGGCGACCGACCCGAACCGCAAGGCGCTGCCGGACCGCTACGAGGTCAAGCTCGGCCTCAACGCCAACGACATCGACAACCAGCTCATCTCCGGTGACCTGCAGGTCGACATCGCCGGCACGGGTGTGCAGGCCGCGACCCTGTCGAAGGTGCTGTCCACCCCGGACCTGAAGGCTCGCGCGGACAACCCGTCGATCCCGCGTCTGTGGTACACCTCGATCAACCCGATGGTGAAGCCGTTCGACAACATCGAGTGCCGCAAGGCCGTGATGTACGCGGTCGACAAGGTCGGCTACCAGAACGCCTACAACGGTGAGTTCGCCGGTGGCGCGATCGCGACCAGCATGCTGCCGCCGCAGGTGCCGGGTCACCTGACCGAGGACCTGTACCCGAACGGGGCCGACCACAAGGGCGACCTCGACAAGGCCAAGGCCGCGCTGACCGCCTGTGGCAAGCCCACCGGCTTCGACGCCAACATGGCGTACCGCTCGGACCGCCCGAAGGAGAAGGCGACCGCCGAGGCGCTGCAGCAGTCGCTGGCCCGCGTCGGCATCAAGCTGACCCTGAAGGGTTACCCGACCGGTGACTACTTCGCGCTGTACGCCGGCAAGCCGGGCTTCCGCAACGGTGAGGCCCAGCTGGGTCTGGCCACCAACGGCTGGGGCGCGGACTGGAACGACGGCTTCGGCTTCCTGCAGCAGATCGTCGACAGCCGGGTCATCCGTGACTCGGGCGGCTCGTCGAACCTCTCGGTCATGAGCCCCGAGGTCGACGCGCTGATCGACGCCGCGTTCAACGAGACCGACCAGGCCAAGCGCGACGCGCTGTGGGGCCAGGTCGACAAGAAGGTCATGGAGAACGCGGTCATCCTGCCGGGTGTCTGGGCCAAGGCGCTGACGCTGCGCGGCAAGAACGCGACCAACGTCTTCATCAACGAGTCGTTCGGTCAGTACGACTACCTCTCCATGGGTGTGCAGCAGTAA
- a CDS encoding ABC transporter permease has protein sequence MATPVDTSTTEVRTDAAPAKEIEGRSLGRIAWTRLKRDRVAMAGGIVIILLVLMAVFAPLIVKWFGHPVDEYHDGPEFLDQSTGGVPVSGPLNSGISSDFWFGLEPQKGRDIFSRIVFGARISLLIAFLATLLSVTIGATLGVVAGYLGGWVDTIISRLMDLFLAFPLLVFALAIVGVLPDHAFGLSGNGLKIAILVFIIGFFNWPYIARIVRGQTLSLREREFVDAARSLGARAPYIIVREMLPNLVAPILIYATLLIPSNVLFEAALSFLGVGIQPPTPSWGGMLGEAANWTNLPHFMFFPGAAIFVTVLAFNLFGDGLRDALDPKGKR, from the coding sequence ATGGCCACGCCAGTCGACACCTCAACTACCGAGGTGCGCACAGATGCCGCGCCCGCGAAGGAGATCGAAGGACGCTCGCTGGGCCGCATCGCCTGGACCCGACTGAAGCGGGACCGCGTCGCCATGGCAGGTGGGATCGTCATCATCCTGCTGGTGCTGATGGCCGTCTTCGCGCCGCTGATCGTCAAGTGGTTCGGGCATCCGGTCGACGAATACCACGACGGCCCGGAGTTCCTGGACCAGTCGACGGGCGGCGTGCCGGTCAGCGGCCCGCTCAACAGCGGGATCAGCTCAGACTTCTGGTTCGGCCTGGAGCCGCAGAAGGGCCGCGACATCTTCAGCCGGATCGTCTTCGGCGCCCGGATCTCGCTGCTCATCGCGTTCCTGGCGACGCTGCTGTCGGTGACCATCGGAGCGACCCTCGGGGTCGTGGCCGGGTACCTGGGCGGCTGGGTCGACACGATCATCAGCCGCCTGATGGACCTGTTCCTCGCCTTCCCGCTGCTGGTCTTCGCGCTCGCCATCGTGGGGGTGCTGCCCGACCACGCGTTCGGGCTCTCCGGCAACGGCCTGAAGATCGCGATCCTGGTCTTCATCATCGGCTTCTTCAACTGGCCCTACATCGCGCGCATCGTGCGCGGTCAGACGCTGTCGCTGCGCGAGCGCGAGTTCGTCGACGCCGCGCGCAGCCTGGGCGCCCGTGCGCCGTACATCATCGTCCGGGAGATGCTGCCCAACCTCGTGGCGCCGATCCTGATCTACGCCACGCTGCTCATCCCGAGCAACGTGCTGTTCGAGGCGGCGCTGTCCTTCCTGGGTGTCGGCATCCAGCCGCCGACCCCGAGCTGGGGCGGCATGCTCGGCGAGGCCGCGAACTGGACCAACCTGCCCCACTTCATGTTCTTCCCCGGTGCGGCGATCTTCGTGACCGTGCTGGCGTTCAACCTCTTCGGCGACGGCCTGCGCGACGCGCTCGACCCCAAGGGCAAGCGCTGA
- the recR gene encoding recombination mediator RecR, whose amino-acid sequence MYEGAIQDLIDELGRLPGVGPKSAQRIAFHVLAADPTDIKRLAAALTRVKEQVRFCVQCYNVAEEESCRICRDPRRREDAICVVEEPKDVVAIERTNEFRGRYHVLGGAINPLEGVGPDNLRIRELMARLSSGKVAELILATDPNTEGEATATYLALMVKPMGITVSRLASGLPVGGDLEYADEITLGRAFEGRRTL is encoded by the coding sequence GTGTATGAGGGTGCGATCCAGGATCTGATCGACGAGCTCGGCCGGCTGCCCGGAGTGGGCCCGAAGAGCGCCCAGCGCATCGCCTTCCACGTGCTGGCCGCCGACCCGACCGACATCAAGCGGCTGGCGGCCGCCCTGACGCGGGTCAAGGAGCAGGTGCGCTTCTGCGTGCAGTGCTACAACGTGGCTGAAGAGGAGTCGTGCCGCATCTGCCGCGATCCGCGCCGGCGTGAGGACGCGATCTGTGTCGTCGAGGAGCCCAAGGACGTGGTGGCCATCGAGCGCACCAACGAGTTCCGGGGCCGCTACCACGTGCTCGGCGGCGCGATCAACCCGCTGGAGGGCGTCGGCCCCGACAACCTGCGCATCCGTGAGCTGATGGCCCGGCTGAGCAGCGGGAAGGTCGCCGAGCTGATCCTGGCCACGGACCCCAACACCGAGGGTGAGGCCACCGCCACCTACCTGGCGCTGATGGTCAAGCCGATGGGCATCACGGTCAGCCGCCTCGCCAGCGGCCTGCCGGTCGGCGGCGATCTGGAGTACGCCGACGAGATCACGCTCGGTCGCGCATTCGAGGGTCGCCGCACTCTCTGA
- a CDS encoding YbaB/EbfC family nucleoid-associated protein, with translation MRPGGGRQQQPNMKQLMNLQRQLQQAQEALAEAEVTGTAGGGLVTVTASGTGEFRRVSIDPKAVDPEDVETLEDLVLAAITNAADEVRKITEQKMGPLSAGLGGMGLPF, from the coding sequence ATGCGCCCGGGTGGTGGACGGCAGCAGCAGCCCAACATGAAGCAGCTGATGAACCTGCAGCGCCAGCTTCAGCAGGCGCAGGAGGCGCTGGCCGAGGCCGAGGTGACCGGCACCGCGGGCGGTGGCCTGGTCACCGTGACCGCCAGCGGCACCGGCGAGTTCCGCCGCGTCTCGATCGACCCGAAGGCGGTCGACCCCGAGGACGTCGAGACCCTCGAAGACCTGGTCCTCGCGGCGATCACCAACGCCGCCGACGAGGTGCGCAAGATCACTGAGCAGAAGATGGGTCCGCTCTCCGCCGGTCTCGGCGGCATGGGCCTGCCCTTCTAA
- the deoD gene encoding purine-nucleoside phosphorylase codes for MSTHIGAKPGEIAERVLMPGDPLRAKWIADNYLENANCYSTVRNMFGFTGTYQGVRVSVQGSGMGMPSASIYTHELINDYGVKTLIRVGSCGALAESLNLRDVVAAIGSSTDSNMNRMRFDGLIDYAPVADFGLLRTAVEVAERRGITMRVGPILAADAFYTDRPDLYDTLADYGVLAVEMESAALYTIAARYDARALTILTVSDHIKRGEATTAQEREQTFSQMVEIALDTAIA; via the coding sequence ATGAGTACGCATATCGGCGCCAAGCCCGGTGAGATCGCGGAGCGGGTCCTCATGCCCGGCGACCCGCTGCGGGCCAAATGGATCGCGGACAACTACCTCGAGAACGCGAACTGCTACTCGACGGTGCGCAACATGTTCGGCTTCACCGGCACGTACCAGGGGGTGCGGGTGTCGGTGCAGGGTTCCGGCATGGGCATGCCCTCGGCCTCGATCTACACCCACGAGCTGATCAACGACTACGGCGTGAAGACGCTGATCCGGGTGGGTTCCTGCGGCGCGCTGGCCGAGTCCCTGAACCTGCGCGACGTGGTCGCGGCCATCGGGTCCAGCACCGACTCGAACATGAACCGGATGCGCTTCGACGGTCTGATCGACTACGCCCCGGTGGCCGACTTCGGCCTGCTGCGTACGGCGGTCGAGGTGGCCGAGCGGCGCGGCATCACCATGCGGGTCGGCCCGATCCTGGCCGCGGACGCCTTCTACACCGACCGCCCCGACCTGTACGACACGCTGGCCGACTACGGCGTGCTGGCGGTCGAGATGGAGTCGGCGGCGCTGTACACGATCGCGGCCCGCTACGACGCGCGCGCGCTGACCATCCTGACCGTCAGCGACCACATCAAGCGGGGCGAGGCCACCACCGCCCAGGAGCGCGAGCAGACCTTCTCCCAGATGGTCGAGATCGCCCTGGACACCGCCATCGCCTGA
- a CDS encoding DUF6114 domain-containing protein — protein sequence MSSWPTPGRFSLEAPVNPWQRYGAWRRSRPYWGGKLLILAGVEIIGSTKMTLDGATISVGITGLQSLLIPFILVVAGLLAWFSPAQRMFYGLVGVFVAIYSLIAVNLGGWFLGTILGIVGGGLVFAWNPAPGKGDQAERDDDPDADGGGHSADVDDLLDGPMTDTLPPAVNPLRGGVPTQREPYGEPITGQDRPGGGRHAALGIVMATLTASMLGVVAAQQPARAAECGTAQAAAGPVRTVVGGLIGTVGNLLGAAAEVTPSPSASPTPCPSASPEPSPSASAGGGEPSPSASPKPSASPEPSGSPTAEPSPDDSDPASPTPSPTAKQLQAAKGQPLVAERASLLTGSRVTMYNLVFDGIVHLPTRSGTIEVLQFSMTQSDTVDFKLHVYGKDGADQELTTPKLTVKGDTVKFYTSRFRGNLLGVIPVDYSPTSLPPGLPLPLVFFTDPVIDLVFVDSPVLTAPDLKVTTL from the coding sequence GTGTCATCATGGCCCACCCCCGGCCGTTTTTCCTTGGAGGCACCCGTGAACCCGTGGCAACGGTATGGCGCCTGGCGCCGCAGCCGGCCGTACTGGGGTGGCAAGCTCCTCATACTCGCCGGTGTGGAGATCATCGGCAGTACGAAGATGACCCTGGACGGCGCCACCATCAGTGTCGGCATCACCGGGCTCCAGTCCCTGCTCATCCCGTTCATCCTCGTGGTGGCAGGGCTGCTGGCCTGGTTCTCGCCGGCGCAGCGGATGTTCTACGGCCTGGTCGGCGTGTTCGTGGCGATCTACTCGCTGATCGCGGTGAACCTGGGCGGCTGGTTCCTCGGCACGATCCTCGGCATCGTCGGCGGCGGACTCGTCTTCGCCTGGAACCCGGCGCCCGGCAAGGGCGACCAGGCTGAGCGCGACGACGACCCGGACGCCGACGGCGGCGGTCACTCGGCCGACGTGGACGACCTGCTCGACGGCCCGATGACCGACACCCTGCCGCCGGCGGTCAACCCGCTGCGCGGCGGCGTGCCGACCCAGCGCGAGCCGTACGGCGAGCCGATCACCGGTCAGGACCGCCCCGGCGGTGGGCGCCACGCGGCGCTGGGCATCGTCATGGCGACCCTGACCGCGTCCATGCTGGGCGTGGTCGCGGCCCAGCAGCCGGCCCGCGCCGCCGAGTGCGGCACGGCCCAGGCGGCCGCCGGTCCGGTCCGGACCGTCGTGGGCGGCCTGATCGGCACCGTGGGCAACCTGCTCGGCGCGGCGGCGGAGGTTACTCCGTCGCCGTCGGCCAGCCCCACCCCCTGCCCGTCCGCCTCGCCCGAGCCGTCGCCGTCGGCGTCGGCCGGGGGAGGCGAGCCCAGCCCGTCGGCGTCGCCGAAGCCGTCGGCCTCGCCGGAACCCTCCGGCTCGCCGACGGCCGAGCCGTCCCCGGACGACTCGGACCCCGCCTCGCCGACGCCGTCCCCGACGGCCAAGCAGCTGCAGGCGGCCAAGGGCCAGCCGCTGGTCGCCGAGCGCGCCTCGCTGCTGACCGGCAGCCGGGTCACCATGTACAACCTGGTGTTCGACGGGATCGTGCACCTGCCGACCCGCTCGGGCACGATCGAGGTGCTCCAGTTCTCGATGACCCAGTCGGACACGGTGGACTTCAAGCTCCACGTGTACGGCAAGGACGGCGCCGACCAGGAGCTGACCACGCCGAAGCTGACGGTCAAGGGTGACACCGTGAAGTTCTACACGAGCAGGTTCCGCGGGAACCTGCTCGGCGTCATCCCGGTCGACTACAGCCCGACGTCGCTGCCGCCGGGCCTCCCGCTCCCGCTGGTGTTCTTCACCGACCCGGTGATCGACCTGGTGTTCGTCGACTCGCCGGTGCTCACGGCACCCGACCTCAAGGTCACCACGCTGTAG
- a CDS encoding DUF6230 family protein, with protein sequence MKDSQGNLVLGRTRWRRFAAVVVPAAVAVSGLMAGVAQGAVPVTFHISGQTAKIAASHLSADGFSQYGGVLVEKNGTPHAVAMSAIKDATLTNLCQSVTTPLPFGTFTLFIRAGNEPGKPVTAHNLLIGMDSLAGDAEFTNINIGADASELTAGGPHAGNAGLFGQEADGAEIDNVKQVARSTQAGTFNLVGLSLTVEANSTGCFPG encoded by the coding sequence GTGAAGGACTCGCAAGGCAACCTGGTACTGGGGCGTACCAGGTGGCGGCGTTTCGCCGCCGTCGTGGTGCCGGCCGCCGTCGCCGTCTCGGGCCTCATGGCCGGAGTGGCTCAGGGCGCGGTCCCGGTCACCTTCCACATCTCGGGTCAGACCGCGAAGATCGCGGCCAGCCACCTCAGCGCCGACGGCTTCAGCCAGTACGGCGGCGTGCTGGTGGAGAAGAACGGCACCCCGCACGCGGTGGCCATGTCGGCGATCAAGGACGCGACGCTGACCAACCTCTGCCAGTCGGTCACCACGCCGCTTCCGTTCGGCACGTTCACGCTGTTCATCCGGGCCGGCAACGAGCCGGGCAAGCCGGTGACCGCGCACAACCTGCTGATCGGCATGGACAGCCTGGCCGGTGACGCCGAGTTCACCAACATCAACATCGGCGCCGACGCGTCCGAGCTCACCGCCGGTGGCCCGCACGCGGGCAACGCCGGCCTGTTCGGCCAGGAGGCCGACGGCGCCGAGATCGACAACGTCAAGCAGGTCGCCCGCAGCACCCAGGCCGGCACCTTCAACCTGGTCGGTCTGTCGCTGACGGTCGAGGCGAACTCGACCGGCTGCTTCCCCGGCTGA
- a CDS encoding winged helix-turn-helix domain-containing protein, whose protein sequence is MTAKYERLANAIRERIRSGELKPGDKLPSISQLREEYQISYGSVRGAMLVLKAENLIEGRQGDGVFVKDPNRKED, encoded by the coding sequence ATGACCGCCAAGTACGAGCGGCTGGCGAACGCCATCCGCGAGAGGATCCGCTCGGGAGAGCTGAAGCCGGGAGACAAGCTGCCGTCCATCAGCCAGCTCCGCGAGGAGTACCAGATCAGCTACGGCTCCGTGCGCGGTGCCATGCTGGTCCTCAAGGCTGAGAACCTGATCGAGGGACGACAGGGAGACGGCGTCTTCGTCAAGGACCCCAACCGCAAGGAAGACTGA